Proteins from one Miscanthus floridulus cultivar M001 unplaced genomic scaffold, ASM1932011v1 fs_21_4_5, whole genome shotgun sequence genomic window:
- the LOC136530834 gene encoding uncharacterized protein: MLDLVAMAANDSALAEDLQVEEVLRFSIQSEDVCAVCKQVIRSLEASWKPENCDHVICIACFCQYAPETEATALPRCAVASCDSLRNTERHQGISVPQSTLISIEDMDQKGKKPLDSTLQELGQCSRGASTKISSELYCAICMETVHIGEFFPIDGCTHTFCTSCVSQYIAAKVEENVLSIGCPDPGCKDGVLHPDVCRDVIPAQLFQRWGAALCDSSLGSLKFYCPFKECSALLVHDPGHGEALITNVECPHCCRMFCAQCKVPWHHGVTCTEFQRLGKDEQGREDLLLRKVAQKSKWQRCPKCKIYVERIEGCVHIICRCGHCFCYLCASPMSRDNHACKTCKRTW; encoded by the exons ATGCTGGATCTGGTTGCCATGGCAGCTAATGATTCTGCCCTGGCTGAGGATCTGCAGGTTGAAGAGGTTCTCCGGTTCTCAATTCAGTCAGAGGATGTCTGTGCAGTTTGCAAACAGGTCATCCGATCATTGGAAGCCTCATGGAAACCTGAAAATTGTGACCATGTCATCTGCATTGCCTGCTTCTGCCAATATGCACCTGAGACGGAGGCCACTGCACTGCCCAGGTGCGCCGTGGCGTCTTGTGATTCTTTGCGCAATACAGAGAGACATCAGGGCATCAGTGTGCCTCAGAGCACTTTGATCTCAATTGAAGACATGGACCAGAAAGGGAAGAAACCATTAGATAGTACACTTCAAGAGCTTGGTCAATGTTCTCGAGGTGCGAGCACAAAGATCAGCAGTGAGTTATACTGTGCCATCTGCATGGAAACAGTGCACATCGGAGAGTTCTTTCCCATTGATGGATGCACACACACATTCTGCACCAGTTGTGTGAGCCAGTACATTGCTGCAAAGGTTGAGGAGAATGTGTTGTCTATTGGCTGCCCTGACCCAGGATGCAAGGATGGTGTGTTGCACCCAGACGTGTGCCGCGATGTGATCCCGGCACAGCTGTTCCAGAGATGGGGTGCTGCGCTCTGTGACTCATCATTGGGGTCACTCAAATTCTACTGCCCCTTTAAGGAATGCTCTGCTCTGTTGGTTCATGATCCTGGCCATGGTGAGGCGCTGATAACAAATGTGGAGTGCCCACACTGCTGCCGGATGTTCTGTGCCCAGTGCAAGGTTCCATGGCACCATGGTGTCACTTGCACAGAGTTCCAACGACTGGGGAAGGATGAGCAGGGCAGGGAAGACCTACTGCTGAGGAAGGTCGCACAAAAGAGCAAGTGGCAGAGGTGCCCCAAGTGCAAGATATATGTGGAGAGGATCGAGGGCTGTGTTCATATCATCTGCAG GTGTGGGCACTGCTTCTGCTACCTTTGTGCATCCCCAATGTCTAGGGACAACCATGCTTGCAAAACCTGCAAGCGAACCTGGTGA